From the Pseudomonas baltica genome, one window contains:
- a CDS encoding ATPase domain-containing protein, with the protein MLEQLKRLKSGIEGLDALLKGGLVAGSSYIIQGRPGSGKTILANQLGFNHVRNGGRVLVATLLSESHERLFQYLSTLSFFDASKIGGDIQFVSAFDTLENEGLDEVVKLLRREIVRQKATVMIVDGLLNARSKADSQIDTKKFISELQGHAAFAGCTVLFLTSSRLDDGSPEHTMVDGVIEMGEELFGTRSVRRIQLRKTRGSGALSGLHECEITDDGIVIYPRLEALYGHASRADQADMTRVTSGMASLDGLIGGGLARSSVTLAMGPSGIGKTSLGINFLAASTPEEPGLHFGFYETPQRLCMKAHALGFDFTGMLDSGALHVAWQPTTDGLLDGLGAYLLRLVDEKNIKRVLIDSLGGMTRVATSPVRLTEFFSVLMGELRSRGVTVFATWEVRGLFGPEITSPVPDLSSVVDNILLMRFVEFESELKRLLTILKVRDSIYDSSLLEMVIKDKGINLSKAAFKNAESVLSGTATTTTSR; encoded by the coding sequence ATCTTGGAACAGCTAAAACGCCTCAAGAGCGGAATAGAAGGGCTCGACGCCTTGTTGAAAGGCGGCTTGGTGGCCGGTTCGTCCTATATCATCCAAGGCCGTCCGGGCTCTGGCAAAACCATTCTGGCCAACCAGTTGGGCTTCAATCATGTGCGCAATGGCGGCCGTGTACTGGTCGCCACCTTGCTGTCCGAATCCCATGAGCGATTGTTCCAGTACCTGTCCACCCTGAGCTTCTTCGACGCCTCGAAGATCGGCGGCGACATTCAGTTCGTCAGCGCTTTCGATACGCTGGAAAACGAAGGCCTGGACGAAGTGGTCAAGCTGTTGCGCCGTGAGATCGTTCGCCAGAAAGCCACGGTGATGATCGTCGACGGATTGCTCAACGCGCGCTCCAAGGCCGACTCGCAGATCGACACGAAAAAATTCATTTCCGAGCTGCAAGGGCATGCCGCCTTCGCCGGCTGCACCGTGCTGTTCCTGACCAGTTCGCGGCTGGACGACGGCAGCCCGGAACACACTATGGTCGACGGCGTCATCGAGATGGGGGAAGAGCTGTTCGGCACCCGTTCGGTGCGCCGTATCCAATTGCGCAAGACCCGCGGCAGCGGTGCGCTGTCGGGCCTGCACGAATGCGAGATCACCGATGACGGCATCGTCATCTATCCGCGCCTCGAAGCGCTGTACGGTCATGCGTCGCGCGCCGATCAGGCCGACATGACGCGAGTCACCAGCGGCATGGCCTCGCTCGACGGCTTGATCGGCGGTGGCCTGGCGCGCTCGTCGGTGACCTTGGCTATGGGCCCTTCGGGTATCGGCAAGACCAGCCTGGGGATCAACTTTCTGGCGGCGTCCACGCCTGAAGAGCCCGGCCTGCATTTCGGTTTCTACGAGACGCCGCAGCGCCTGTGCATGAAGGCCCACGCGCTGGGTTTCGACTTCACCGGCATGCTCGATTCAGGCGCCCTGCATGTCGCCTGGCAGCCCACTACCGACGGATTGCTCGACGGTCTGGGCGCCTACCTGCTGCGCCTGGTGGACGAGAAAAACATCAAGCGCGTACTGATCGACAGCCTTGGAGGCATGACGCGCGTTGCCACCAGTCCGGTGCGTCTGACGGAGTTCTTCAGTGTCCTGATGGGCGAGTTGCGCTCTCGTGGTGTGACGGTATTTGCAACTTGGGAAGTACGCGGGTTATTTGGGCCCGAAATAACCTCGCCAGTGCCTGATTTATCCAGTGTGGTCGATAATATCCTGCTGATGCGTTTCGTTGAATTTGAATCTGAACTTAAGCGCTTGCTGACCATTCTTAAAGTCAGAGACAGTATTTACGATTCATCCTTGCTGGAGATGGTCATCAAAGATAAGGGCATAAACCTGAGCAAGGCCGCATTCAAGAATGCCGAGTCCGTGCTCTCAGGTACCGCTACCACGACAACAAGTCGCTGA
- a CDS encoding sodium:proton antiporter, whose amino-acid sequence MSFILCLTVMGVLLLILALTSSYLRWLPVTTSAVCLLFGLAIGPLGLNLFDLDLRDAAPWLERLTEVAVLFSLFGTGIKLRLSLGRSAWRAAYMLAGPVMIATILGVTLVAHYALNLSWGVAALLGAMLAPTDPVLANMVQVNNAQDLDRVRFGLSGEAGLNDGTAFPFVIFSLLLLQQGTLNVDWVGDWALKHLLWAVPVGLFIGYALGRLIGQLMIYLRIKHADSTLSPNDFLALALIALSYVAASAVGAFGFLSVFAAGLGLRQAEARSSRSEVPSEHLTQPVLGHSHSAKPEQAVAGNYDELEAPQLAAGVMMGDMLAFGSLVERSMEVLLITLLGTLLASYWDWRAMGLGLALFCVIRPLSVWLLVGRRLLNGHQRALLGWFGIRGIGSIYYLCFALGHGLPDDVARTCISLTVSVVALSILLHGISTQPLLEHYEPQ is encoded by the coding sequence ATGAGTTTTATCCTTTGCCTGACGGTAATGGGCGTCCTGTTGCTGATACTGGCGCTTACTTCTTCCTATTTGCGCTGGCTGCCGGTCACCACCTCGGCGGTGTGCCTGCTGTTCGGCCTGGCCATCGGCCCATTGGGCTTGAATCTGTTCGATCTGGATCTGCGCGACGCCGCGCCCTGGCTGGAACGCCTGACCGAAGTCGCAGTGTTGTTTTCGCTGTTCGGCACCGGCATCAAACTGCGCCTGTCCCTGGGCCGTTCGGCCTGGCGCGCCGCCTATATGCTGGCGGGCCCGGTGATGATCGCCACCATTCTGGGCGTGACCCTGGTGGCCCATTACGCCTTGAACCTGAGCTGGGGCGTGGCGGCGCTGCTCGGCGCGATGCTCGCGCCCACCGATCCGGTACTGGCGAACATGGTGCAGGTCAACAATGCACAGGACCTGGACCGAGTGCGCTTTGGCCTGTCCGGCGAAGCAGGCCTGAACGACGGTACGGCGTTCCCGTTCGTGATCTTCAGCCTGTTGTTGCTGCAGCAGGGCACGCTGAACGTCGATTGGGTCGGCGACTGGGCCCTGAAACATCTGCTGTGGGCGGTGCCGGTCGGACTGTTCATCGGCTATGCGCTGGGGCGGTTGATCGGCCAGTTGATGATCTACCTGCGCATCAAGCATGCCGACAGCACCTTGTCGCCCAATGACTTCCTGGCCTTGGCGCTGATAGCGCTGAGCTATGTGGCGGCGTCGGCGGTGGGCGCGTTCGGCTTTTTGTCGGTGTTCGCCGCCGGGCTCGGCTTGCGTCAGGCCGAGGCACGCTCGTCGCGCAGCGAGGTGCCGTCCGAGCACCTGACTCAACCCGTGCTGGGCCATAGCCATTCAGCCAAGCCCGAGCAGGCGGTGGCCGGCAATTACGATGAACTCGAGGCTCCGCAACTGGCCGCCGGGGTGATGATGGGGGACATGCTCGCCTTTGGCAGCCTGGTGGAACGCTCCATGGAAGTATTGCTGATTACCTTGCTGGGTACGCTGCTGGCCAGTTACTGGGACTGGCGCGCCATGGGCCTGGGGCTGGCCCTGTTCTGCGTGATTCGTCCGTTGAGCGTGTGGCTGCTGGTGGGCCGACGTTTGCTCAACGGCCATCAGCGCGCCTTGCTCGGCTGGTTCGGGATCCGCGGGATCGGTTCGATCTATTACCTGTGCTTCGCGCTGGGTCATGGATTGCCCGATGACGTGGCGCGGACCTGCATCAGCCTGACGGTGTCGGTGGTAGCCCTGAGCATCCTCTTGCATGGCATCAGCACCCAGCCGTTGCTGGAGCACTACGAACCGCAATAG
- a CDS encoding response regulator yields MTTILIVDDEYLIADILGFALEDEGYMTVTASNGKKGLDVLTRERPELVITDFMMPVMDGLEFAKAIRAREECKNLPILLMSGAQGALGREHPELFKAVFDKPFQIAQIIDMVKQLFPPDKP; encoded by the coding sequence ATGACCACCATCCTGATCGTCGATGACGAGTACTTGATTGCCGACATACTTGGGTTTGCGCTCGAGGATGAGGGCTATATGACCGTTACCGCGAGCAACGGCAAAAAAGGACTCGACGTTCTGACGCGAGAGCGGCCGGAGCTGGTCATCACTGATTTCATGATGCCGGTGATGGATGGGCTCGAGTTTGCCAAGGCGATCCGTGCCCGTGAAGAATGCAAGAATCTGCCTATCTTGTTGATGAGCGGCGCGCAGGGTGCCTTGGGTCGCGAACACCCTGAACTTTTCAAGGCGGTGTTCGACAAGCCGTTCCAGATTGCTCAAATCATCGATATGGTCAAGCAGCTGTTTCCGCCCGACAAGCCCTGA
- a CDS encoding transporter substrate-binding domain-containing protein: protein MMRLPRRPRYGTVAALLLALYWHGASAETIETVTEDSSYSYMQDGKVGGAAGRIVEALLKQAGLDDYRMAIYPWARAYDRALREPNVIIYPILRTAERENLFKWVGHLDWTLPILYKLRATPSLRIATLQDARPYRVGVLRDDYREKYLRDQGFTRLVVAASNQENFNRLLNGQVQLVAMPERDARKFCADAHVPFETLEKAYAMDDLSREIYIAFSRATSDEIVDRVRTAYEQLQQSAVIERLLQEQP, encoded by the coding sequence ATGATGCGCCTGCCCCGCAGACCCCGATACGGCACCGTGGCAGCCCTGTTGCTGGCCCTGTATTGGCACGGCGCCAGCGCCGAAACCATCGAGACCGTGACCGAGGATTCGTCCTATAGCTATATGCAGGATGGCAAGGTCGGCGGCGCCGCCGGACGCATCGTCGAGGCGCTCCTCAAGCAAGCCGGCCTGGATGATTACCGTATGGCCATCTACCCATGGGCGCGGGCTTATGACCGGGCGCTGCGCGAACCGAATGTAATCATTTACCCCATTTTGCGTACCGCAGAACGCGAAAACCTATTCAAATGGGTTGGCCATCTTGATTGGACCTTGCCGATTCTCTACAAACTGCGCGCCACGCCGTCGTTGCGCATCGCCACACTGCAAGACGCACGGCCCTACCGCGTGGGCGTGCTGCGCGACGATTATCGGGAAAAGTACCTCCGCGATCAGGGCTTTACGCGCTTGGTGGTGGCCGCCAGCAACCAGGAGAACTTCAACCGCCTGCTCAACGGGCAGGTGCAACTGGTTGCCATGCCTGAGCGCGATGCGCGCAAGTTCTGCGCCGATGCCCACGTGCCCTTCGAGACGCTGGAAAAGGCCTACGCCATGGACGATCTGTCGCGGGAGATCTACATCGCCTTCAGCCGCGCCACCTCGGACGAAATCGTCGATCGCGTGCGCACTGCGTACGAGCAACTGCAGCAGAGCGCAGTGATCGAGCGGCTATTGCAAGAACAGCCCTGA
- a CDS encoding monovalent cation:proton antiporter-2 (CPA2) family protein translates to MPEQGNMLQVAVVFLLAAVITVPLAKRLQLGAVLGYLLAGVIIGPSLLGLIGNPQSVAHVSELGVVLLLFIIGLELSPKRLWVMRKSVFGVGLAQVLLTGLVIGCVALLGFGQPLNSAVVLGLGLALSSTAFGLQSLAERKELNAPHGRLAFAILLFQDIAAIPLIALVPLLAGGSQGEGGDALNHGLRVLGSIAVVVVGGRYLLRPVFRIVARTGLPEVSTATALLVVIGTAWLMDLAGVSMALGAFLAGLLLADSEYRHELESQIEPFKGLLLGLFFISVGMGANIGLLFQAPAQVLGLTLLLVLIKLPLLIFIGRLGGGLDRRSALRLGLVLAAGGEFAFVVFKIGRDQGLFDAGLYDLLVLTITLSMAVTPLLLLLGRHLLKARPLPAREIPAEYSEIESDAPRVVIAGMGRMGQIIARILRAQKVNFVALDTAVESVEFSRSFGHVPVFYGDPLRPEILQAAKVEQAEYFVIATDDPDINIRTAELVSRLYPHIKIIARARNRQHVHRLVDVGAVAVRETYYSSLEMSRRTLMGLGLSQSQADARIRRFKLHDEQLLQAQHKVYDDAAKVMQSAQEARAELARLFDADREQEEAEKAH, encoded by the coding sequence ATGCCGGAACAAGGCAACATGCTTCAAGTCGCGGTGGTGTTCTTGCTCGCGGCGGTGATCACCGTGCCGCTGGCCAAGCGTCTGCAATTGGGCGCGGTCCTGGGTTATCTGCTCGCAGGCGTGATCATCGGCCCCTCCTTGCTGGGGCTGATCGGAAACCCGCAAAGCGTGGCCCATGTCTCGGAGCTGGGCGTGGTGCTGTTGCTGTTCATCATCGGCCTGGAATTGTCGCCCAAGCGTTTGTGGGTAATGCGCAAATCGGTCTTCGGGGTAGGCCTGGCGCAGGTGTTGCTGACCGGTCTGGTGATCGGCTGTGTGGCCTTGCTCGGCTTTGGCCAGCCACTCAACAGTGCCGTGGTGCTGGGTTTGGGCCTGGCGTTGTCGTCTACCGCGTTCGGCCTGCAGAGCCTGGCCGAGCGCAAGGAGCTCAACGCCCCCCATGGCCGCCTGGCATTCGCCATTCTGCTGTTTCAGGACATCGCCGCCATTCCGTTGATTGCCTTGGTGCCGCTGTTGGCCGGGGGTAGTCAAGGCGAGGGCGGCGATGCGCTCAACCATGGCTTGCGCGTGCTGGGCAGTATCGCCGTCGTGGTGGTGGGCGGGCGTTATCTGCTGCGCCCGGTGTTTCGCATCGTCGCCCGTACCGGTTTGCCCGAGGTGTCCACCGCCACGGCGCTGCTGGTGGTCATCGGCACCGCGTGGCTGATGGACCTGGCTGGCGTATCCATGGCCCTGGGGGCTTTTCTGGCCGGCTTGCTGCTGGCCGATTCCGAGTACCGCCACGAATTGGAATCGCAGATCGAGCCCTTCAAGGGGCTGCTGCTGGGGCTGTTTTTCATCAGCGTCGGCATGGGCGCCAACATCGGTCTGTTGTTTCAGGCACCCGCCCAGGTGCTGGGCCTGACCCTGCTGCTGGTGCTGATCAAACTGCCCCTGCTGATCTTTATCGGGCGCCTGGGCGGTGGTCTTGATCGGCGCAGTGCACTGCGCCTGGGGCTGGTGCTGGCAGCGGGCGGTGAGTTCGCCTTTGTGGTGTTCAAGATCGGCCGCGATCAAGGTTTGTTCGATGCCGGGCTGTACGACTTGCTGGTGTTGACCATCACCTTGTCGATGGCCGTGACCCCGCTGTTATTGCTGCTGGGCCGGCACCTGCTCAAGGCGCGCCCGCTGCCGGCGCGGGAAATTCCCGCCGAATACAGCGAGATCGAAAGCGATGCCCCGCGGGTGGTGATCGCCGGCATGGGCCGCATGGGCCAGATCATCGCGCGGATACTGCGCGCGCAAAAGGTCAATTTCGTTGCCCTGGACACGGCCGTCGAGAGCGTCGAGTTCTCCCGCAGCTTTGGTCATGTGCCAGTGTTCTATGGCGATCCGCTGCGCCCTGAAATCCTTCAGGCGGCCAAGGTCGAACAGGCCGAATATTTTGTGATCGCCACCGATGACCCGGACATCAACATCCGCACCGCCGAACTGGTCAGTCGCCTGTATCCGCACATCAAGATCATCGCCCGGGCGCGCAATCGTCAGCATGTGCATCGGCTGGTGGACGTGGGCGCGGTGGCGGTGCGCGAGACCTACTACTCGAGCCTGGAAATGAGCCGGCGCACCTTGATGGGCCTGGGCTTGAGCCAGTCCCAGGCGGACGCGCGGATCCGGCGCTTCAAGCTGCACGACGAACAGCTGCTGCAAGCGCAGCACAAGGTCTACGACGATGCCGCCAAGGTCATGCAAAGCGCTCAGGAAGCGCGGGCCGAGCTGGCGCGGTTGTTTGATGCCGATCGGGAGCAGGAAGAGGCCGAAAAGGCCCATTGA
- a CDS encoding diguanylate cyclase domain-containing protein, whose protein sequence is MAARPESEIITQLWPHTRSSASLGRRLVLATLLFCLFFTLGTVAVRTWFAWNNNLKAMNAELHLIDQVFQGTLAKAVWEMDRDALKEQLDSVAAAAPVGQVTLRILRPGRAPEILERRRDTQPDPASAPSLHRDLAVTPYPDASEQVGDLTIVGDPSLLWQRLWKEVAVIILTQVIQSLALAGLIMAMFNRTVTVHVRHVGRHLSQLTPVTLGRHLRLRRQRRNGDELDLLEAGVNLVQEKLATYLQRQHEDEQALAASRDQLAELVEQRTAELRAANVRLEALSRFDPLTGLANRRHFDELKALEFNRALRQGHPLSVLMCDIDHFKPYNDSHGHAMGDQCLSNVAIVMSSVFTRSGELVARLGGEEFAVLLPGFDLLQAHQAAERLQVALATAQLAHGASPVSPYMTISIGVAELDRATMDRFDQLLQRADQALYRAKSQGRARSAS, encoded by the coding sequence ATGGCCGCCCGCCCCGAATCGGAAATCATCACACAACTGTGGCCCCACACTCGCAGCTCCGCTTCGTTGGGGCGACGCCTGGTGCTTGCGACGCTACTGTTCTGCCTGTTCTTTACCCTCGGCACGGTGGCCGTGCGCACCTGGTTCGCCTGGAACAACAATCTCAAGGCCATGAACGCCGAGCTGCACCTGATCGACCAGGTGTTCCAGGGCACGCTGGCCAAGGCTGTGTGGGAGATGGATCGTGATGCCCTCAAGGAACAACTCGACAGCGTGGCCGCCGCCGCGCCAGTCGGCCAGGTGACCTTACGCATTCTGCGCCCTGGCCGCGCCCCGGAAATCCTCGAGCGGCGCCGCGACACCCAACCCGACCCTGCCAGCGCGCCATCGCTGCACCGCGACCTGGCCGTGACACCCTACCCCGACGCCAGCGAACAGGTCGGCGACCTGACCATCGTCGGCGACCCGAGCCTGCTGTGGCAGCGACTGTGGAAAGAAGTCGCGGTGATCATCCTCACCCAGGTCATTCAGTCGCTGGCCTTGGCGGGGCTGATCATGGCGATGTTCAACCGCACCGTCACCGTGCACGTGCGCCACGTGGGCCGCCACCTGTCACAACTGACGCCCGTGACCCTGGGCCGGCATTTGCGCCTGCGCCGCCAGCGCCGCAACGGCGATGAACTCGACTTGCTCGAAGCCGGTGTCAACCTGGTCCAGGAAAAACTCGCGACCTACCTGCAGCGCCAGCACGAAGACGAGCAGGCTCTGGCCGCCAGCCGCGACCAATTGGCGGAACTGGTCGAGCAGCGCACCGCCGAGTTGCGCGCCGCCAACGTGCGCCTCGAGGCCTTGAGCCGCTTCGACCCGCTGACCGGCCTGGCCAATCGCCGCCACTTCGATGAACTCAAGGCTTTGGAATTCAACCGGGCGTTGCGCCAAGGGCATCCGCTGTCGGTGCTGATGTGCGACATCGACCACTTCAAGCCCTATAACGATAGCCACGGTCACGCCATGGGCGACCAGTGCCTGAGCAACGTGGCCATCGTCATGAGTAGCGTGTTCACCCGCTCCGGCGAATTGGTGGCGCGCCTGGGCGGCGAGGAATTTGCCGTTCTGCTGCCGGGCTTCGATCTGCTGCAGGCCCATCAGGCCGCCGAACGCCTGCAAGTGGCGCTGGCCACAGCCCAACTGGCCCACGGTGCCTCGCCCGTGTCGCCGTACATGACCATTAGCATCGGCGTCGCCGAGCTGGACCGTGCAACCATGGACCGATTCGATCAACTCCTGCAGCGTGCCGACCAGGCTCTTTATCGGGCGAAAAGCCAGGGCCGTGCCCGGAGCGCCAGCTGA
- a CDS encoding transporter substrate-binding domain-containing protein, with protein sequence MRSPLMNAPLSHSTLRLPLLLAMLAAFALPAVRAESAQAESAQPPLEAALQLPLQVVTEELPPYNMTVDGRLTGMSTEVVEAALKEAGLSAPIQSMPWARAYDLALHDDNVLIYSMARIPERESLFQWVGAIAPTQWYVYSYPERPIPIERLEDAKAYQNGVVKQDVGELYLLARGFRNGINLQSSNRRELNYEKLKSGHIDLWIANELNAIYLARQAGDDPAKTLVRALALPDLGGDAGLYMAFSLKTPAPVVARLRQALQRLHDNGTYAAIARKWM encoded by the coding sequence ATGAGGTCGCCCTTGATGAATGCGCCGCTGTCGCACAGCACCCTACGTTTGCCCCTGCTGCTGGCGATGCTGGCCGCCTTTGCCCTGCCTGCGGTGCGGGCGGAATCGGCGCAGGCGGAATCGGCGCAGCCGCCACTGGAGGCGGCGTTGCAGCTGCCTTTGCAGGTGGTCACCGAAGAGTTGCCACCCTACAACATGACGGTCGATGGGCGTCTGACAGGCATGAGCACCGAGGTGGTCGAGGCCGCTCTCAAGGAGGCGGGCCTGAGCGCTCCCATCCAGTCCATGCCCTGGGCTCGCGCCTACGACCTGGCGCTGCATGACGACAACGTCCTCATCTACTCCATGGCACGGATTCCCGAACGCGAAAGCTTGTTCCAGTGGGTGGGTGCCATCGCGCCTACTCAGTGGTACGTGTATTCATACCCCGAGCGGCCGATTCCTATCGAACGCCTCGAAGATGCCAAGGCCTATCAAAACGGCGTGGTCAAGCAGGATGTCGGCGAGTTGTACCTGCTCGCCCGAGGGTTTCGCAACGGCATCAACCTGCAATCGAGCAATCGCCGTGAACTCAACTACGAAAAGCTCAAGTCCGGCCACATCGACCTCTGGATCGCCAACGAACTCAATGCCATCTACCTGGCGCGCCAGGCCGGCGACGATCCGGCCAAGACCCTGGTGCGCGCCCTCGCCCTGCCCGACCTGGGCGGTGACGCCGGACTCTATATGGCGTTCAGCCTGAAAACCCCGGCGCCCGTCGTCGCCCGCTTGCGCCAGGCGCTGCAGCGCCTGCATGACAACGGTACCTACGCGGCCATCGCCCGGAAGTGGATGTAG
- a CDS encoding DUF3455 domain-containing protein, with the protein MNIQRMLHLTFVPLAAACVLVGAPLAQAAMELPDAVKVPEGHKIALETVGVGEITYECRAKADNAAATEWVFVGPKAVLSDRAGKPIGSYFGPPATWQAQDGSKITGTQLAVAPAGAGNLPYQLVKANPAEGKGAMVGVTYVQRVALKGGVAPASACTAAQKGLQEQVKYQADYIFWAAK; encoded by the coding sequence ATGAACATCCAACGCATGCTTCACCTGACTTTCGTCCCGCTGGCCGCAGCCTGTGTACTGGTCGGCGCGCCCCTGGCCCAGGCGGCCATGGAACTGCCGGACGCCGTCAAGGTACCGGAGGGGCACAAGATCGCCCTCGAAACCGTGGGTGTAGGCGAGATCACCTATGAGTGCCGCGCCAAGGCCGACAACGCCGCCGCCACCGAATGGGTGTTCGTCGGGCCCAAGGCGGTGCTCAGCGATCGCGCTGGCAAGCCGATCGGTAGCTACTTCGGGCCGCCCGCCACCTGGCAGGCTCAGGACGGCTCGAAAATCACCGGTACGCAGCTCGCGGTGGCCCCTGCGGGGGCCGGCAATCTGCCCTATCAGTTGGTCAAGGCCAACCCGGCTGAGGGCAAAGGCGCCATGGTGGGCGTGACCTACGTACAACGCGTGGCGCTCAAGGGTGGTGTGGCGCCGGCCAGTGCCTGCACTGCGGCGCAGAAGGGCTTGCAGGAACAGGTCAAATACCAGGCGGATTACATCTTCTGGGCTGCGAAATAA
- a CDS encoding sigma-70 family RNA polymerase sigma factor → MSVPEPLFDHHALLGACARGEHSALQRLYQQEAAALLGVARRLVQDQALAEDIVHEAFIRIWSGAASFDAGRGSARGWMFSITRHLALNVLRGRGREVQVSDEQAAVLEARDAQQASAEVDAALEAALQGERLHGCLSSLEPLRRACIVQAYVDGFSHAEIAHRLATPLGTVKAWIKRSLASLKECMG, encoded by the coding sequence TTGTCCGTACCTGAACCGCTGTTCGATCACCACGCTTTGCTGGGCGCCTGTGCACGCGGCGAGCATTCGGCCCTGCAGCGTTTGTATCAGCAGGAGGCAGCCGCCTTGCTGGGTGTCGCACGGCGCCTGGTGCAGGATCAGGCGCTGGCCGAGGACATCGTTCATGAAGCCTTTATCCGCATCTGGAGCGGCGCGGCCAGCTTCGATGCCGGTCGCGGCAGTGCGCGTGGCTGGATGTTCAGCATCACCCGCCATCTCGCCCTCAACGTACTGCGCGGCCGTGGCCGGGAGGTTCAGGTCAGTGACGAGCAGGCCGCTGTATTGGAGGCGCGTGACGCGCAGCAGGCCAGCGCCGAAGTCGACGCCGCGCTTGAGGCGGCATTGCAGGGAGAGCGTTTGCACGGCTGCCTGTCCAGCCTGGAGCCGCTGCGCCGGGCGTGTATCGTGCAGGCCTATGTCGATGGTTTCTCCCATGCTGAAATCGCCCACCGCCTGGCCACTCCGCTGGGCACGGTCAAGGCCTGGATCAAACGCAGTCTGGCAAGTTTGAAGGAGTGCATGGGATGA
- a CDS encoding anti-sigma factor domain-containing protein: MSEPPLDPVSAPLRALAGEYVLGTLELPQRLEVQRRLEHDGALRAAVDDWERRLLPLTALAPAQVPSALLWKRIERSLHAKARAGRWWDSLALWRGMTAAGLAASVIMAALLLTRVAAVATPQYLVVLVAPQDKAPGWVVQAGSAREVELIPLAVAQVPADKALEFWTKADDWQGPVSLGLVKPGQSLRVALDKLPPLQANQLFELTLENAGGSTVGKPTGPVQFIGRAVKLGQAL, from the coding sequence ATGAGCGAACCCCCCCTTGACCCGGTTTCTGCGCCGCTTCGCGCGCTGGCGGGTGAGTACGTGCTGGGCACCCTTGAACTGCCGCAACGGCTGGAGGTGCAGCGGCGCCTGGAGCACGATGGCGCACTGCGTGCTGCGGTGGACGACTGGGAGCGACGGCTGTTGCCGTTGACAGCGCTGGCCCCCGCGCAGGTGCCTTCTGCTTTGTTGTGGAAGCGCATCGAGCGCAGCCTGCATGCCAAAGCGCGCGCCGGCCGTTGGTGGGACTCGTTGGCGCTGTGGCGCGGTATGACGGCTGCCGGGCTGGCGGCAAGTGTGATCATGGCCGCGTTATTGCTGACCCGCGTCGCGGCCGTGGCAACGCCCCAGTATCTGGTGGTGCTGGTCGCCCCGCAGGACAAGGCGCCAGGATGGGTGGTGCAGGCCGGCAGCGCACGGGAAGTCGAGTTGATCCCTTTGGCGGTGGCGCAAGTCCCGGCCGACAAAGCACTTGAGTTCTGGACCAAGGCCGATGACTGGCAAGGCCCGGTGTCGCTGGGGTTGGTCAAGCCGGGGCAGAGTTTGCGCGTCGCGCTGGACAAACTGCCGCCCCTGCAGGCCAATCAACTGTTCGAGCTGACGCTGGAGAACGCCGGTGGCTCCACGGTGGGCAAGCCCACCGGCCCGGTGCAATTCATTGGCCGCGCGGTCAAGCTCGGGCAGGCGCTGTAG
- a CDS encoding trimeric intracellular cation channel family protein, with protein MDMPWVYTFFDLLGTLAFALSGAIAARQRGLDLFGIVTVAFCVACGGGIVRDVCVGAVPAAGLLDVRYLAIAIGASLLTILAYATVQRISQPVQLFDALGLGFFAVAGAHKAWLYTGNPQLAVMMGVLSAVGGGVIRDILLNRTPQILEKEVYALAALLAALIQVGGDWAGVRAPSWSALGMLAGVGLRLMALRFKWNLPRFTGDS; from the coding sequence ATGGACATGCCTTGGGTCTATACGTTTTTCGATCTGCTCGGCACCTTGGCGTTCGCCCTCAGCGGCGCCATCGCCGCGCGGCAACGGGGCCTGGACCTGTTCGGTATCGTCACCGTGGCGTTCTGCGTGGCCTGTGGCGGCGGCATCGTGCGCGATGTGTGCGTGGGCGCCGTGCCGGCCGCCGGGTTGCTCGATGTGCGTTACCTGGCCATCGCTATCGGCGCCTCGCTACTGACCATCCTCGCCTACGCCACGGTGCAACGCATCAGCCAGCCGGTGCAACTGTTCGACGCCCTGGGCCTGGGCTTTTTCGCCGTGGCCGGCGCCCATAAAGCCTGGCTCTACACCGGCAACCCGCAGCTGGCGGTGATGATGGGCGTGCTCAGCGCTGTGGGTGGGGGCGTGATCCGCGACATTCTGCTCAACCGCACGCCGCAGATTCTCGAGAAGGAAGTCTATGCGCTGGCGGCGTTGCTGGCGGCCCTGATCCAGGTGGGCGGTGATTGGGCCGGGGTGCGCGCGCCCAGTTGGTCCGCGCTGGGCATGCTGGCGGGAGTGGGTTTGCGCCTGATGGCGCTAAGATTCAAATGGAACCTGCCGCGGTTTACCGGCGACAGCTAA